The Ipomoea triloba cultivar NCNSP0323 chromosome 4, ASM357664v1 DNA segment CCCATCTTGGGTGTGGATGAGTTGATGCCTAGTTTTTTCATTGTTGCTCACAATGGAAGAAGGTAGCATGGAATGTTGTGACTTGGCCTGCTTTCAAGTGGGGATGGAACCATTTAGATTATGCATGCTAtgattgttatttatttttattttttaggatTCAAGGGTCGTCTGTGATAATTGAGATGTTTATTTATTATGCTATTTGAGTATAAGGGCATCTCGATCTATTGAGGGATTTTCAAGTTTTGGAGAAAACGGTTATAAGGACATCTCTATTGAAGGATTTACTGAATATTTCTTTCATAACaagtttaaaaaacaaaaactattttaatcttcattatttagtcaTACACATCACCCATCATATTATCATAAGTTAAGCAAAGTTACTcaataatttatagataatatttATTTCGTGTGATAATAGAAAACTAGAACAATTAGTCAACTAATATAATCCAATCAAGTTTCAGTCAAGCCCTTTAGGTATTGCTacatagtacatatatattaagaaGACTTTGTGGGACGAGCTCGACCACAAGGTGTTGAGAATAATAAAACTCGTCACCTTTCAAGTATGATAATCATGTCACACTCACTCGACTACCCTCACAGGGCTGAAATGGTAAATTGCATGTGGTTTAAATTAAAGGGTTATTGAACAAAATCGCCAAAGTGAATGTTGTGTGTAGTTGTACCCAAAAAAGCAAACCTTGTACATTCAAATTAAAGGGGTAAAATACTATTACGAATATTGTTAAAGAAGACTAACCAATGATGAATAAAGTGAGAAGTGTAAGTTGAGAGCAGATGCGACTTTCTTTATGTTATCTGCGCTAAGAAAGCTAGGGAGAATGATAGGAGGGAATTGAAGCTTGATGTTATTCAAATTGTGAAGTTGGGGCTTAAATCTTGGaatcttgatttttttattgctttttttttttccatgtttaATGTGCACTTTAGTGTCAATGATATCTTGGTAATGAGCTTTCAAATAATTTGCTAAAAAAGTTAtgaataacatttttgtttgaattataCTTGAGGGTATCATGTGTAaatgatttatatttatataaaaatgtgtatattatCACCTAGTCTATTcaaaataaaagacaacaaacgCTTATGTGAACTTTTGGTTTAGAAAGTATGGTTTACCTCTCGTGTGATTTAAGAGTTATTACACATGATTAGAGTTTACCTACTGCACACAATCAAATAATGACACGGATATGTAGGTACCAAATAATGATCTTTCTGCCTAAGTCCTAAGAGGCTACGACCGCTGAGgcaatatatagtatatatagtttatttgatattattagtATCGGTGTGAATTGGCACCATCTAAACATTCATATATGTGAGGTGTAGACCATAGTGTATTTACTCATACAGCTTCTTGGTAGTAGCAGAATATGTTATGTCAAAGTCTCATTTATTGCAATCCCTGACTCCCTCAACGCCAATTTAAAGCTCTTACCAGTGCGCAACAGTTCTAAAACCATCTTTTTCTATGAACCGAACTGGAATACAATTGATGAGGGTATTTTAGGTATAGTCAAAATGCATACAACAATTTTCAGTTTTCTTAAtcttaataacaataataaagggaggaaatatatatagattttgtaaAAATATGGACTGCTAGGGAGTATAAACTATAAAGCAAGCAAGGGTAAAAAAGACTTTTTGCCGTAATATTACAGTTGAGTTCTGGTCTGGTGTCGCAATTGTCGAAGTGGTCAAATGTCAGCGCTGCACTGTAATCAATGGTTGTAGTTGAACCTTCCGAAATCGGCAAGTTTTCTCGATCTGTTCTTGCAGAACGACGTCGCACTGGATAGATGAGACTTTGACGACGGAGCTCTGAGCTCGCCGGAGTACGCCATGTCCGGCGGCATTCCCTTTTGGTTCCAGTGCTGGTTAGGGCTGGCACGCACCAACGGACTCAAGCAAAACGTCATCCCTGAGACGTTGCGGCCGCGGCTAGATCTCCCGTTTCCTCTCCGGGATGAGGGAGCGGCCGGAGTCCGCCTCGGCGTCTGTTTCCACCCCTGTGAGGACTCCGAGGAGTAGCCGCTGGATCCGCCGCGGCAATGCTGGTCTTCCTCGTCGTCGGAGCACCTCGCCGGCGACATTCCTCGATCGCGATTGTGACAGTTTATCCGCCGGCCTCCGATCGTCTCCTCATCCAGCGAAAACGTCCGGTTTTGCTTCTTCCGACGACCGGAGAAAATCGTTGAGAACCACGACTGGCTTGACGACGACGTCGTATCGGCACGCGGACCTTCCGAATTCGAAACCCTGGGATCCGAACACGAATCCGGCTTCAGAGATTTAGATCTAAACAGATTGTAAAACAACGAGAAGCtgtaattcttcttcttcttacaATACTCTCCCCCGGCAATGATCGCCCCGTTTGGCCCCACTTGCGGAGTACTATAAAATCTCTGATCAGCCAAGCTATGGCGGCTGGTCTGGTGGTGCTGATTCCAGGCGGAGATATCCGATTTCCGGCGCGAAATATACGGCGAAACGGAGCGCGGAAACACCAGAACCGGCGGATTGGTGTCGGATTTCCGCCCCTCGTCCTGGAGCGCTCGCTGCTGAATACGCGCCTCGGCTTGCGCCTGCGCCTGAGTCAGTATCACCGCGAACAGCTTCTCCCGGAGACAAGACGCGCAAACGCCGACGCCGCTGCTCAAGTCGGACAAGTGTTTCTTACACCTCATCTAATTAAATTCGTCTCCTATACAAACGCATACActtctgtatatatataaacacgcaatcacaattcacaacccTATATACATACACAGATGAATCAATGTACGACGGCGCGTTCCGGAGAGTGAAACTCCGGCATGTCCGGAGCGTGTGGCGTCTGAGTGCGCAGTGAAAATCAAGGCCGAGGAAACCGAATGCGTGGATTTGTCTGCTTcctttctagagagagaaacaactaaaacaaatgaaggtttagagagagagagagggagagagtcagagagagggagagaagaGAACAAACCGGGGACAAGGTGCGAAGTGGGTGCGTGAGTCTTTTATGTTAGAGAGAATTTGTATAGaggattattaattaattaattaatttttgttgtttttttattattatttatttttattgttttttccAAAAGTTTTGCGAGGCGGAGAGAGTGGCGACACGAAGGCTTGTGAGTTGTGACGTGGAAGCGAACACCTGTACagcttttaaattatttttatttccctttttttgaaattatttttattgccccttttttttttaattttatcttttattttaggCGGATACTTTTAAGTGGAAGACTAACAGCTACTTAGAATTAccttttttaatgttttttttttcttacttttttaaccttttttttttttttttgaaaatttgaaaaaccaATGGCACCACAattgtcttatttttaatttaacaaaaatagtataattagtttaatattCTCAAATCTAAACTAGACATATAAAATGACAAAGAGATAACTATTTACTTCTGAATTTGATTCTTGACACACAAGTAGCACAATTGAAGAAGTTTTTGCATAGCCAAACGGaaaagagtaaaaaataaaattagaaaacaaaaatagaaaaggcAAGTGAATTGCTACGCGTGAAATACACGCACGCGATGGGCACGTTTGTTGCATCTTATGCGTCTGCCTTGAAAAAGTAGCCATAAAAATTTAGAATGTCTTTCTCGTCCACCTCATCATAATAACCTCGCAAAATGatcatgaaaaataaaaatgttccTCAATAAAAATGCTTTGAGATATAATTACTTTAgatatttagtataaaaatataactacAATAACACTGTTTTATCAATAAAcggcacaaaaaaaaaatgaaatcatatttataaaatttctttaaaaaggACATATGACATTGTTTTTTTCACTAGATTAAAACGTAGAGGAGGGAAAATTTGGTGAGAATATAAAGTATGGTTGTTTGATGTGGTTTGTCGTGTATTTGTTTTCACGATTTTGTGTATGTCGGGCTTTAGTTTATTGTGCTTTTAACATTTATGTGCATAG contains these protein-coding regions:
- the LOC116015090 gene encoding uncharacterized protein LOC116015090 codes for the protein MRCKKHLSDLSSGVGVCASCLREKLFAVILTQAQAQAEARIQQRALQDEGRKSDTNPPVLVFPRSVSPYISRRKSDISAWNQHHQTSRHSLADQRFYSTPQVGPNGAIIAGGEYCKKKKNYSFSLFYNLFRSKSLKPDSCSDPRVSNSEGPRADTTSSSSQSWFSTIFSGRRKKQNRTFSLDEETIGGRRINCHNRDRGMSPARCSDDEEDQHCRGGSSGYSSESSQGWKQTPRRTPAAPSSRRGNGRSSRGRNVSGMTFCLSPLVRASPNQHWNQKGMPPDMAYSGELRAPSSKSHLSSATSFCKNRSRKLADFGRFNYNH